GCGAAAAGCGACTTCAGCGGACATCCAGCCGGGCTGGCAGGCGGAGTTTTTCAAATCATTCTTTGACTGGCACGAGCCGGATCCGGATCTCCTCTGGCGTTTCAAACCCAATCTCGATAATCCCCTTATTAAAACAAATGCGGAACACTTCCTCGGTAATGAAATTCCAGCCGGAAAAGAACCAAAGAGCTATCGTATCCTTCTTCTGGGCGATTCCTCGCCGGTGGGCCTGGGGCTGAAATCAAGACGCCAGGCTTTTGGGGAAATTCTGCGCTCGTTTCTCGAGACAGAGTACGCCGGCACCCGAAGCATTGAGTTAATCAATGCCGCTGTCTCCGGATACTCCAGCGAGCAGATCGCCCGTTTCCTGAAACTGCGAGGGTGGAAATATCAACCGGACCTGGTCACTCTATATTGTGGAAATAATGACGCCTCCATCTCCGGCGCTTTTTCCGACCGGCAATTGATGAGTGAACAGAAGCTGATTCCCATTAGAAAACTCTTTTCTCATCTGGCGTTTTATCGCCTGCTGCGGGATTTGCTTACCGGCCGAGAGCATCAGGCCAATTCAGTCCAGGCGCTGCAGATCCGCGTTGATGCAGACCGGTATGGAGAAAACCTGACTGATATTGCCAACCAATGCCGGAGCCATAATTGCCCTCTTTTGATACTCAAACCGCCGGTGCCGCGCCTCTGGCCGGCCGGACTACAGTTTAAGCCTCTCACCCATGTCACTGGTGATAATGGCCGCCTGATTTTTCCGGAGGAGATGATTTCTCTTCTCGGACGAAACCTCAAGTACTGCCTCGACCGCGAGAGATTTTTGCACCTTTATGGTCGAGGCGACATACTTACTCAGAACGTTTATCTTGCTTCCTATGATGATTCGCTGGCCCCTGTTGATGCTGTCAGGCATTATCGCCGGCAGCTTGAGACCGGAAAAGGAAATCCGGTCTTGCTCAATAATCTGGGGGTTTCATTCTGGCAAAGCCGGGAATATGATTCGGCTGATTATTATCTGAAAGAATCGCGACGTCAATATCAGAAAGTGCATTCGGAGGACTTGAGCCCTGCGGTTCTTTCGGCCGGGTCGCCGTTTCTGTTCAATATCGGGATCAATTTGCTTTCTCAAACCCCTGACAAATTGGATGCCGGTTCCAGTCAGGACGCTTTCATATATCTTGATTCCGCGCTTCAGGCTGACTATTTCTCGCTGCGGATCAAGAGGGATTATTGGAGGAAAATAGACAGTTTCGTCGGGCGGAAAGGTGTGACCGTAATAGACCTCCCGGTGATATTTGAAAAGAACGGGGGCGAGAAGCTCTTTATCGATCACTGCCATCCCACACCGCAGGGGCACCTGCTGATCGCAAATGCTTTACTGAAAGCTGTTAATCAGGCAACTCTCATAAAATAGCTTTTTCCAAGAGTACCAGTAATGAAAAGGGGCAGCGTCATGCTGACGACATGGTTACTATTGCTTGTAGCAACAATCATTCTTGAGATCCGCTCCTATCGCCTGATTCATACGCTCCATGAAAATTGGAGCATGGATAAGAGCAGGGTTAGATCTTTGCGATCATTCGCACTTGTGAGAAACATGAAATGATCGTCCATGATTGCTAAGTAATCCGAAAAACGTGATAAAAAGGGGGGGATTATCTAAGCTGTTGCCTC
The window above is part of the Candidatus Zixiibacteriota bacterium genome. Proteins encoded here:
- a CDS encoding SGNH/GDSL hydrolase family protein, whose translation is MNRKLLFTLIAFLLMFLLLETAARIIESALARKATSADIQPGWQAEFFKSFFDWHEPDPDLLWRFKPNLDNPLIKTNAEHFLGNEIPAGKEPKSYRILLLGDSSPVGLGLKSRRQAFGEILRSFLETEYAGTRSIELINAAVSGYSSEQIARFLKLRGWKYQPDLVTLYCGNNDASISGAFSDRQLMSEQKLIPIRKLFSHLAFYRLLRDLLTGREHQANSVQALQIRVDADRYGENLTDIANQCRSHNCPLLILKPPVPRLWPAGLQFKPLTHVTGDNGRLIFPEEMISLLGRNLKYCLDRERFLHLYGRGDILTQNVYLASYDDSLAPVDAVRHYRRQLETGKGNPVLLNNLGVSFWQSREYDSADYYLKESRRQYQKVHSEDLSPAVLSAGSPFLFNIGINLLSQTPDKLDAGSSQDAFIYLDSALQADYFSLRIKRDYWRKIDSFVGRKGVTVIDLPVIFEKNGGEKLFIDHCHPTPQGHLLIANALLKAVNQATLIK